The sequence CCGGTCGAGTACCTCCGTCGCGCTCTCCCACCACGCCACGTCGTCCATCGGTTGCCCCGGAATCGGGTCGTCCTCCGGCGCGTTCTCGAACGTCTGGACCGCGTCGGCGGCGACGAGCGTTGTTTCCCCTTCTTCTTCGACGGCCACCGACTGATGACCCACCGTGTGCCCCGGCGTCGGGAACGCTGTCACGCCCGGGCAGAGCTCCGTTTCTCCCGACAGGGGCGTGAGGTCGATGGGTAGCCACGGCGGCTCTCGGTCCAGCGACGTGGCGTCGTATCGGTCCGCGTGTATCGGATAGGGGGTGACGGCGTACGCTAGTTCCTCGCGCTGAACGTAGACCGTCGCCTCCGGGAACGCGTCGAGGCCGTAGCAGTGGTCCCAGTCGAGATGGCTGAGGACGACGGCGTCCACGTCGCTCGGCGCGAGGCCCTCGCTGTCGAGAATCGAGTGCAGGTCCTGTCCCGGCTCACGGTGACAGCGGTAGCTCGGGTGGTACTCGGCCATCAACTCGACCGGTCCGAAGCCCGTATCGACGAGAATCGTCTGTTCGCCCTCGATGAGGTAGACGATGGAGGGCGCTTCGACGGTGCCGCGTTCGCCCTGCACGAGGACGCTCGCGTCGAGGCGCATGGAGCCACAACACCGGGGCGTGACGGTCGGCATGGGTCGCTCGTCGGCTGGGAGTGGGATAAGCCTGTTCGACGCCGTGGCTCGGCGAGTACTCTCACTCCTCCGTCGCCGACGAACTCACCGTCCGTTCGATGCTTCTGAGCCCCTCGTCCGCCGGATACTCCACGGTGAGTGTCTCGCCGCCGTGGTTCTCGAAATACAGTAACACGTCGCCCGGTCGCCCCGTGTACGTCTCCGACTCGCCCGCTGGAACGGGGAACTCCACAATGCTCCCGCCGCTGTACCCGTCGAAGGAGGCGCGAGCCGCGAAGTGGCCGTCGCGCTCCCCTTCGTTGGCGACCGTCAACTCCAAGACGCGTTCGCCGTCGCGGTGCGGGACCCGGAACGCCGTCACGGAGAATATCGGCTCGACGGCGAGTGACCCGAGCACCGCTCGAGGGAGCGTCCAGTATACGTCCGTCTCGTCGGTCGCCCACTGAATCGCGCCCCGGTCGTGACGGGTCGCTGGGAGCGCGAACGCGTAGCCACCCGCGTCCGTCGTCGGGAGCGGGTCGCTTCCGTCTCTCGTCTCGCCGTCGACGGCCGACCGGAACTCGCGGTCGAAGGGCTGGTCCGGCGTTGCGCCATCGACTGCGATATCCACGACGACGAACTGCCCCGCGTTCGCCACGACGCGCGTGTGCGCCATCCCCGGCGTGACGACGGCCTTTCTCACGCGTGGATTCTCGACGGTCACGCTGGTGCCACTGACCGTGACCGTCGTCCCCATCGACACCTGGCGGCTCTCGGTCGAGGACGTGGCCGGCGAGGTTGCTGTGGCGCCGTCGGACCGTCTCGACGGCGTGGAGACACAGCCGGCCGAGCCGAGCGCAACACCGAGCGCTGCCACGAGTTCCCGGCGAGTTGCTGGCATGCGCTGGGAAGCGTGGGACGGTTCTGATAAGTGCCTTTCGTACGTTCAACCGCGGATTTGAGCGACACGCGACAGAAGCGAACCGAGCAGTCGCTCGGGGCCGCTAGCGACGCGAAAGAAAAGGGGAGATGTCCGTTATTCGCCGCCGAACATGTTCCGCATCATCGGGTGCATCTCCATCAACTGCTCTTCCGCAATCTCCTCGTAGAGCTTGTAGGTGATGGAGACAGTTAGCAGGAGTCCGGTTCCGGACACCTGTCCGATGGTGCCGAGCATGTTGGCGCCGACGGCGAGGAGGCCGACGAGCGCACCGCCGATGACCGTCACCTGCGGGATGTAGCGCTCCATGACCTTCTCGATGACCTGCGGGTTGCGCCGGAATCCGGGAATCTGCATCCCGGAGTTCTGAATCTGCTGGGCGGTCGCTTCCGGGCCCATCCCGGTCGTTTCCACCCAGAAGATGGCGAAGATGGCGCCACCGATGACCATGATGGTGAGGTCGAGCCCCACTCGAATCATGATCTGCCAGGGTTCCGCCGAGGTGCCGGCCAGCCACC is a genomic window of Haloplanus vescus containing:
- a CDS encoding N-acyl homoserine lactonase family protein; protein product: MPTVTPRCCGSMRLDASVLVQGERGTVEAPSIVYLIEGEQTILVDTGFGPVELMAEYHPSYRCHREPGQDLHSILDSEGLAPSDVDAVVLSHLDWDHCYGLDAFPEATVYVQREELAYAVTPYPIHADRYDATSLDREPPWLPIDLTPLSGETELCPGVTAFPTPGHTVGHQSVAVEEEGETTLVAADAVQTFENAPEDDPIPGQPMDDVAWWESATEVLDRADRLLPGHEWGVLDAEPVGLAD